Proteins encoded in a region of the Teredinibacter purpureus genome:
- a CDS encoding peptide ABC transporter substrate-binding protein, whose amino-acid sequence MTKALQALIISTLLCVVVGCGKQELTNVEFGNNNQILFIGNGDEPQGLDPHTTTGMPDFHVISALFEGLTSLHPKTLEPQPAIAESWKISDNKLDYTFSIRSNARWSNGDSLTAHDIVYSWERALTPNMANPYAYMMHYIKNAESFNVGKLTNFKHVGVKAIDDKTLLVTLTNPTPFFLELLDHHTYYPVHPPTIKKHGDMTDRNSQWTLPENMVNSAPFTLKRWEINSVIEVVKNPLYWDAENVKLNAIHFLPITDQQAEERAFRSGQIHLTDTPQMAIEKIATYEKKSPELLQKYAVYSNYFYSINTTRKPFDDIRVRKAFSYAIDREALVKHITKGGEVPAFNFVPPDSSGHKPNAHFSYDPEQARALLSEAGYPNGEGVPSFDILYNTHDNHRKVALAIQQMWQDTLNVKANLVNQEWKVFLDTQHNMHYDISRFGWVADYRDPSNFYELLLSYGGNNYTGWKNEDYDTAILAAQSEPNTAARYALFEQANKLIVDEMPIIPLYFMVDLNYVQPNVKNWHPNVLHRHPFKSVYLATPQPASE is encoded by the coding sequence ATGACCAAGGCATTACAAGCACTTATTATCAGTACACTATTATGTGTAGTGGTCGGTTGCGGGAAACAAGAACTTACGAACGTAGAGTTTGGTAATAACAATCAAATACTATTTATAGGTAACGGCGACGAACCCCAAGGCCTCGATCCCCATACCACCACCGGCATGCCAGACTTTCATGTTATTTCGGCCCTATTCGAAGGGCTAACCTCACTCCACCCAAAAACCCTAGAGCCCCAACCCGCTATCGCCGAAAGCTGGAAAATATCCGACAACAAACTTGACTATACTTTTTCGATACGCAGTAATGCCCGCTGGTCCAACGGTGACAGTTTAACCGCCCACGACATCGTTTACTCATGGGAACGGGCACTTACACCCAACATGGCAAACCCCTACGCTTACATGATGCATTACATCAAAAATGCAGAATCTTTTAACGTAGGTAAATTAACCAATTTCAAACATGTCGGTGTAAAAGCTATCGATGACAAAACGCTGCTGGTAACCCTCACAAACCCTACCCCCTTTTTCTTGGAACTGCTTGATCACCACACTTATTATCCCGTACACCCGCCAACCATCAAAAAACATGGCGATATGACAGATCGTAACTCACAGTGGACTCTTCCAGAGAATATGGTAAATAGCGCGCCCTTCACACTTAAACGATGGGAAATTAACAGTGTTATTGAGGTTGTCAAAAATCCTCTTTACTGGGATGCCGAAAACGTAAAGTTAAACGCGATACACTTCCTGCCCATAACCGACCAACAAGCTGAAGAACGGGCATTCAGAAGCGGGCAAATACACTTGACCGACACACCGCAAATGGCCATAGAAAAAATTGCCACCTACGAAAAAAAATCGCCCGAACTACTCCAAAAATATGCAGTTTATTCAAACTATTTCTACTCAATAAATACAACACGCAAACCCTTTGACGACATTCGCGTTCGCAAAGCATTCTCCTATGCGATAGATCGCGAAGCTCTTGTAAAGCATATAACCAAGGGAGGGGAAGTACCGGCTTTTAATTTCGTACCGCCAGATAGTTCAGGCCACAAACCAAACGCGCATTTTAGCTACGATCCAGAACAAGCTCGGGCGCTGCTCAGTGAAGCCGGCTATCCCAATGGAGAAGGCGTTCCATCTTTCGATATTTTATACAATACCCATGACAACCACAGAAAAGTGGCGCTCGCGATTCAACAAATGTGGCAAGACACGCTAAATGTTAAAGCCAACCTTGTGAACCAAGAATGGAAAGTTTTTTTAGACACACAACATAATATGCACTACGACATTTCGCGCTTTGGTTGGGTTGCCGACTATCGTGACCCCAGTAATTTTTACGAACTACTGTTATCGTACGGCGGCAACAACTATACAGGTTGGAAAAACGAAGATTATGACACCGCTATTTTAGCGGCCCAAAGTGAACCCAATACCGCCGCCCGATATGCCCTTTTTGAACAAGCAAACAAATTAATAGTAGACGAAATGCCTATTATCCCTCTCTACTTCATGGTCGATTTAAACTATGTACAACCCAACGTTAAAAATTGGCACCCTAATGTTTTACATCGACATCCCTTTAAATCGGTCTATCTAGCCACACCCCAGCCAGCCAGCGAGTAA
- a CDS encoding M3 family metallopeptidase, which produces MRPTTHAAMSRSLQSRGIIVLTLIILSLAGCSFNNPEIDDTKTSWTKFDDPQASQYQRECKGDISLSAAMFGNLESDLVTRDNLLTEINRLDILLDRSLSKSGLYRNVHPNADVRTAADECQQKYIKLLTDISLSRAIFNKLLAIDLTSLDKQDKRYVEKMILDYKRSGVNLEDDARARIFELNQEILTLGQSFNKNVRENVRAIHIKSSDRLEGLPQDYIDSHKPNDKGVITITTAYPDYFPIMQYATDDALRLEIYKEFRKRGYPANQSTLKELIEKRHELAQIQGYKTYAEYVTEELMIRTPEAAENFINKVNDLAKPQADKEYQTLLTQLQTLYPDATEVGDWQKTFIESRVKSETFDIDSQEIRQYFSYTNVKQGVFDLTETMFGVKIVPWQTDVWHESVNAYEMYDGKKLVGRFYLDMHPREGKYNHAAAFGIQDGIKGVQPPIAALVCNFPGEKDGNELMEHEQVETFLHEFGHLLHALFGGHQRWLYFSGIKTERDFVEAPSQMLEEWVWDAETLKTFARNANGELIPDELVAKMNAGRYFGRALWTRHQMFYASVSLHFYNQDPDELDLTNTMAELQQIYSPYGYVNDTYFHNSFGHLYGYSAAYYTYMWSLVIASDMFSEFEKQGLRNPSIAKHYRDTVLAPGGTADAAILVEDFLGRPYSFETFSNKLKNNP; this is translated from the coding sequence ATGCGCCCTACTACCCACGCGGCTATGTCACGCTCCCTCCAATCTAGAGGCATAATAGTATTAACGCTCATCATCCTTTCTCTTGCCGGTTGTTCATTTAACAACCCGGAAATAGATGATACAAAAACGAGCTGGACTAAATTCGATGACCCTCAAGCTAGCCAATATCAACGCGAATGCAAGGGCGATATAAGCCTCTCCGCCGCCATGTTTGGCAACCTCGAGAGCGATCTTGTAACCCGTGACAATTTACTAACCGAAATAAACCGTTTAGATATTCTGCTTGATAGAAGCTTGAGTAAATCCGGCTTGTACCGAAACGTGCACCCCAACGCAGACGTGCGAACAGCCGCCGATGAATGCCAACAAAAATATATAAAATTACTGACGGACATATCACTGTCCCGTGCTATTTTTAACAAATTACTCGCAATCGATCTAACGAGCCTCGATAAGCAAGATAAGCGCTATGTAGAAAAAATGATCCTTGACTACAAACGATCCGGCGTGAACCTAGAAGACGACGCCCGCGCGCGTATTTTCGAGCTTAACCAAGAAATATTAACGCTCGGCCAGTCTTTTAATAAAAATGTACGTGAAAATGTACGCGCTATCCACATCAAGTCCAGCGACAGGCTAGAAGGTTTGCCACAAGATTATATCGATAGCCACAAGCCCAACGATAAGGGCGTCATTACAATCACAACCGCCTACCCCGACTATTTTCCAATAATGCAATACGCTACAGACGATGCGCTACGGCTCGAAATTTACAAAGAATTCCGAAAACGAGGCTACCCGGCCAATCAATCAACATTAAAAGAACTCATAGAAAAACGTCACGAACTCGCGCAAATACAAGGTTATAAAACTTACGCCGAATATGTAACAGAAGAGTTGATGATACGCACCCCGGAAGCCGCCGAAAATTTCATCAACAAGGTTAACGATCTAGCTAAACCACAAGCCGATAAAGAATACCAAACGCTTCTCACGCAACTACAAACCCTCTACCCCGATGCAACCGAAGTGGGTGACTGGCAAAAAACCTTTATAGAATCGCGCGTTAAAAGTGAAACTTTCGATATAGACTCACAGGAAATACGTCAATACTTCAGTTATACCAATGTAAAACAAGGTGTATTCGATTTAACTGAAACTATGTTTGGCGTAAAGATAGTGCCATGGCAAACAGACGTATGGCACGAATCGGTTAACGCCTATGAAATGTATGACGGCAAAAAACTTGTTGGCCGATTTTATCTCGATATGCACCCGCGTGAAGGGAAATATAACCACGCAGCAGCCTTCGGCATACAAGACGGCATTAAAGGCGTTCAACCGCCTATCGCTGCCCTCGTATGTAACTTTCCGGGTGAAAAAGATGGCAATGAATTGATGGAGCACGAACAAGTCGAAACGTTTTTGCACGAATTCGGCCACCTACTCCACGCCTTATTTGGTGGGCACCAACGCTGGCTATATTTTTCAGGCATAAAAACTGAACGAGATTTTGTTGAAGCTCCATCTCAAATGCTGGAGGAATGGGTATGGGATGCCGAGACACTGAAAACTTTTGCACGAAATGCCAATGGCGAGCTTATACCTGACGAGCTTGTAGCAAAAATGAATGCAGGGCGCTATTTTGGCCGCGCCCTATGGACACGCCATCAAATGTTCTATGCCTCTGTATCATTACACTTTTACAACCAAGATCCCGACGAACTTGATCTAACCAACACAATGGCCGAACTACAACAAATCTATTCGCCTTACGGCTATGTAAACGATACCTACTTCCACAACAGCTTTGGCCACCTGTACGGTTATTCTGCTGCTTATTACACCTATATGTGGTCACTGGTCATTGCATCAGACATGTTCAGTGAATTTGAAAAACAAGGTTTACGCAACCCGTCTATTGCGAAACACTATCGCGATACTGTACTAGCCCCTGGTGGAACGGCGGATGCCGCCATACTGGTTGAAGATTTTCTTGGGCGGCCGTACAGTTTTGAAACCTTCTCAAATAAACTCAAAAACAATCCTTAA
- a CDS encoding ABC transporter permease, protein MFKFICIRLLSAVPVLFLVVLITFILIRMAPGGPFDEDRAVPPQVLKNLNERYHLNDPIVVQFSDYVINILQGDFGPSFKYPTRSVTELIATGLPATIELGLYALLFAILLGISSGIIAALKPNTLQDYIPMSIAMTGICLPSFVMGPLLILGFGIGLEWLPVSGWGLSPGDKILPSITLGSAYAAYIARLTRSGMLDTLSQDYIRTARAKGVSKTTLVLRHALRGSLTPVIAFAGPAAAGLLAGSFVVETIFQIPGLGRFYLQAAFNRDYTMILGTTIFFASLILCFNLIADILQTWMTPKLRQSLNR, encoded by the coding sequence GTGTTTAAATTCATCTGTATTCGCCTGCTATCGGCTGTGCCCGTTTTATTTTTGGTCGTACTCATTACATTTATTCTTATTCGGATGGCGCCAGGAGGCCCCTTCGATGAAGACCGTGCGGTGCCTCCGCAGGTACTTAAGAACCTTAACGAGCGCTATCACTTAAACGATCCTATTGTGGTGCAATTTAGCGACTACGTCATCAATATTTTACAGGGCGATTTTGGCCCCTCCTTTAAATATCCTACACGTTCTGTCACAGAGTTAATTGCTACCGGTTTACCCGCAACCATCGAGCTTGGCCTGTACGCCCTGCTCTTCGCGATTTTACTCGGTATTTCGTCTGGTATAATCGCAGCCTTAAAACCCAACACCCTCCAAGATTATATTCCCATGTCTATTGCCATGACGGGTATCTGTTTGCCCTCGTTTGTGATGGGCCCACTTTTAATACTCGGCTTCGGCATAGGGTTGGAATGGCTACCTGTGTCGGGCTGGGGGCTCTCGCCGGGCGATAAAATTCTGCCTTCCATTACACTCGGTTCGGCCTATGCGGCCTATATTGCGCGTCTAACCCGAAGTGGCATGCTCGATACTCTATCCCAAGATTACATTCGTACTGCACGCGCAAAAGGCGTCTCAAAAACAACACTTGTGCTACGCCATGCACTACGAGGCTCACTTACGCCTGTTATCGCTTTTGCTGGGCCTGCTGCTGCGGGCCTACTCGCAGGCTCATTTGTGGTGGAAACAATTTTTCAAATACCGGGGCTTGGGCGTTTCTATTTACAAGCCGCTTTTAATCGTGACTACACCATGATACTGGGCACCACTATCTTTTTTGCATCGCTTATTCTCTGCTTTAACCTTATAGCCGATATTCTACAAACATGGATGACGCCAAAACTGCGTCAATCCCTAAATCGTTAA
- a CDS encoding HDOD domain-containing protein, with protein MKAWTERLRKQDLPVLGDVIAELNKITGSDDADVNQLAEVILRDPQLTSHVLRISNSVQYNYGKTQINTVSRAIVLIGLKGVRAICISLLVMDALLGEHPKEQLLKLIARGFHAATQARLLVQKIDEKASEEVFIAALLFHLGEMSFWSLDDEQYNDPVLFSEDAKARKQAMDSVLGTSFKAITRELARHWKLGDTLEEALRNQAPVSDKVKAVITGERLSRAALYGWTSPQVKKVLKEVVAYTSMDAEAALAMVRDGADQAAQVALNYGVSEACPLIPSSTKIVDATQRKPISKILKGDPSVQLSILRELSTASEDRLDVNTIFQMVLEGMHRGIGLERVAIAFIDKRKLKAKYVLGEGTEHWRSRFLFDIGPYSENIFTQAVSQGSNHWFDQNAVATNTHLFNDEIKRIVGKFPAFISVLQLDERKVGLFYADRWTFGGQLDQEQFESFKHFAGQAQLCLTRQPKKH; from the coding sequence TTGAAAGCTTGGACAGAAAGGCTACGGAAACAAGATTTACCCGTTCTCGGTGACGTAATAGCGGAGTTAAACAAGATTACGGGCAGTGATGACGCCGATGTTAATCAGCTAGCGGAGGTTATTTTACGGGACCCGCAGCTCACTTCACATGTGCTGCGAATTTCCAATAGTGTTCAATATAATTACGGCAAAACCCAGATTAACACCGTTAGCCGTGCGATTGTTCTCATTGGTTTAAAGGGTGTACGTGCTATTTGCATCTCTTTATTGGTAATGGATGCTCTGCTAGGTGAGCACCCTAAAGAACAGTTGTTAAAACTGATTGCGCGGGGTTTTCATGCTGCAACTCAGGCGCGCTTGCTTGTACAAAAAATAGACGAAAAAGCGTCGGAGGAAGTGTTTATAGCGGCGTTATTATTCCATCTGGGTGAGATGTCTTTTTGGTCTTTGGACGACGAACAATATAATGACCCAGTACTTTTTTCAGAGGACGCTAAAGCGCGTAAGCAGGCTATGGATTCGGTATTGGGCACTTCGTTTAAGGCGATTACGCGTGAGTTGGCCAGGCACTGGAAGCTTGGCGATACCCTAGAGGAAGCGTTGAGAAATCAGGCGCCCGTTTCAGATAAGGTAAAAGCGGTTATCACAGGGGAGAGGCTTAGCCGGGCGGCTCTTTATGGCTGGACGAGCCCACAGGTAAAAAAAGTACTTAAAGAAGTGGTAGCGTATACATCGATGGATGCCGAAGCGGCACTTGCAATGGTACGCGATGGCGCAGATCAAGCGGCTCAGGTCGCTTTAAACTATGGTGTTTCAGAAGCTTGCCCGTTGATCCCCTCGAGTACAAAAATAGTCGATGCTACGCAGCGCAAACCGATTAGTAAAATACTTAAAGGAGACCCAAGTGTTCAGCTTAGCATATTACGCGAACTCTCTACTGCGTCCGAAGATCGGCTGGATGTGAACACTATTTTCCAAATGGTATTGGAAGGCATGCACCGCGGTATTGGTTTAGAGCGTGTAGCTATCGCTTTTATTGATAAGCGAAAGCTCAAAGCAAAATATGTATTAGGGGAGGGCACGGAGCATTGGCGCTCTCGATTTTTGTTTGATATAGGGCCCTATAGCGAAAATATTTTTACCCAGGCAGTATCGCAAGGCAGTAATCACTGGTTTGATCAAAACGCAGTCGCAACGAATACCCATCTGTTCAATGATGAAATTAAACGTATTGTGGGTAAATTTCCGGCGTTTATTTCCGTGCTTCAGTTAGATGA
- a CDS encoding ABC transporter permease yields MFFRISTPRHDIAQFEAGRSLYQDAFNRLKKNVLAMSGLVLLIVMLSLSIFAPWITPYAYDTQNLNLGATAPSLQHWMGTDIFGRDQFTRILYGSRISLMVGFIATAVALIIGVLWGTLAGYIGGKTDAFMMRIVDILYALPFAIFIILLTVVFGKSLFLLFLAIGAVEWLTMARIVRSQIMALKHQEFVEAAVSMGLSQRHIMVRHLIPNILGPIIVYTTLTIPSVILLESFLSFLGLGIQPPQSSWGSLISYGVETMEEYPWLIIYPSIFLSTTLFALNFLGDGLRDAFDPRSAKD; encoded by the coding sequence ATGTTTTTTCGTATCAGCACACCTCGTCACGACATTGCGCAATTTGAAGCAGGCCGCTCGCTCTATCAAGACGCCTTTAATCGTTTGAAAAAAAATGTTCTCGCCATGAGCGGGCTAGTGCTACTAATTGTGATGTTGAGCCTATCAATTTTTGCGCCATGGATTACCCCCTACGCCTACGACACTCAAAATTTGAACCTAGGTGCAACTGCGCCATCTTTACAACACTGGATGGGCACCGATATTTTTGGCCGTGATCAGTTCACTCGAATACTCTACGGCAGTAGAATCTCGTTAATGGTGGGGTTTATCGCTACCGCAGTGGCACTGATTATAGGCGTACTCTGGGGCACCCTAGCAGGATACATTGGCGGTAAAACAGACGCCTTTATGATGCGTATTGTCGATATTTTGTATGCGCTACCCTTTGCCATATTTATCATTCTACTTACCGTCGTATTTGGTAAAAGCCTATTTCTTTTATTCCTCGCTATTGGCGCTGTTGAATGGCTAACCATGGCGCGCATTGTACGCAGCCAAATTATGGCACTTAAACATCAAGAATTTGTTGAAGCGGCCGTTTCAATGGGATTAAGCCAAAGACACATTATGGTGAGGCACTTAATCCCTAACATTCTCGGCCCTATTATCGTCTACACAACGCTCACCATTCCAAGCGTAATATTACTAGAATCTTTTTTAAGTTTTCTAGGCTTAGGTATTCAACCGCCTCAAAGTTCATGGGGATCATTAATTTCCTATGGTGTTGAAACCATGGAAGAATACCCTTGGCTTATTATTTACCCCAGCATATTTCTCAGCACAACTCTATTCGCACTTAATTTTTTAGGCGACGGCCTACGCGACGCTTTCGATCCGCGTAGCGCTAAAGATTAG